In a genomic window of Coprococcus eutactus:
- a CDS encoding SufB/SufD family protein, which yields MENNNEMKINKLPAKTWYWLRMNDTALNWNPDMTGCSVKIDGGKKADKQASDFDGIETGAGRDADVLFAQQAAGSVLVADETNKGQTVHVLINGTGANGSSGYAYVQADAGSDMTVIETFGENAEGGSLAFRTRFNIEKDAHIRLVQIFMQDENTTILNDVGSECAENGQLDVLQIFIGKGNLYNGVRTELIGKRASTNMDIGYLGQKKQVIDINLVVNHIGKKTNCSIQVDGTLKDAAEKIFRGSIDFKTGSSDSKGAETENVLLLGDDVVNKTIPLILCAEENVEGSHGATIGELDEDTLFYFASRGIDMETAEDMMTKGKMEVLYRKIQDEDTEKLVEKQLAEVMEYDRQEL from the coding sequence ATGGAGAACAATAACGAGATGAAAATCAACAAGCTCCCGGCAAAGACATGGTACTGGCTTCGCATGAACGACACAGCACTTAACTGGAATCCGGACATGACGGGATGCAGTGTGAAGATAGATGGCGGAAAGAAAGCTGATAAGCAGGCTTCTGATTTCGATGGAATAGAGACTGGTGCAGGAAGAGATGCGGACGTACTCTTCGCACAGCAGGCAGCAGGAAGTGTACTTGTTGCGGACGAGACCAATAAAGGGCAGACAGTGCACGTGCTGATAAATGGAACCGGGGCAAATGGCAGCAGCGGCTATGCTTACGTGCAGGCAGATGCAGGTTCAGACATGACAGTCATAGAGACATTTGGTGAGAATGCGGAGGGCGGCAGCCTGGCATTCAGAACACGCTTTAATATAGAGAAGGACGCACATATACGTCTTGTGCAGATATTTATGCAGGATGAGAACACGACCATACTCAACGATGTGGGAAGTGAGTGTGCAGAGAACGGACAGCTCGATGTACTTCAGATATTTATCGGCAAAGGCAACCTGTACAACGGCGTGAGAACTGAGCTTATCGGTAAGCGTGCTTCAACCAACATGGATATAGGTTACCTTGGCCAGAAGAAGCAGGTCATAGATATCAACCTTGTGGTTAACCATATAGGCAAGAAGACCAACTGCAGCATACAGGTGGATGGAACACTTAAGGATGCTGCGGAGAAGATATTCAGAGGTTCGATAGATTTCAAGACAGGTTCATCGGATTCGAAGGGCGCTGAGACTGAGAATGTACTGCTGCTCGGCGATGATGTGGTGAACAAGACTATTCCGCTCATCCTCTGTGCAGAGGAGAATGTGGAGGGTTCGCATGGAGCGACCATCGGTGAGCTTGATGAGGATACACTGTTCTATTTCGCATCAAGGGGAATCGATATGGAGACAGCTGAGGACATGATGACCAAGGGCAAGATGGAGGTCCTCTACCGCAAGATCCAGGACGAGGACACAGAGAAGCTGGTGGAGAAGCAGCTTGCGGAGGTAATGGAATATGACAGACAGGAATTATAG
- a CDS encoding aminotransferase class V-fold PLP-dependent enzyme yields the protein MTDRNYREDFPLLRNNDTAYIDNAATAQKPQVVIDAEREFYEKSNANPLRGFYPLSLEATEKYESARKVVRDFIHADSEKEIIFTRNTTESLNLVAYSYALNNLKAGDEIAVTIMEHHSNMLPWQMAARVTGATLRYLDCEKDGTLTDETINAGINEHTKLLAVGHVSNVLGCVNPVRKMADRAHSFGAVVVVDGAQSTPHMTIDVHELGADFFAFSGHKLMGPMGIGVLYGRQELLDAMPPFMSGGEMIDSVSRDGAVYAELPHKFEAGTVNAAGAAGLAAAIGYIKEVGFDYIEKRELELTTRAMEGLAKIPHVHVIGSDKPENHTGIVAFTIDNVHPHDVSEIMAADGIDVRAGHHCAQPLLVHLGVYNTTRASFMFYNTDEEVDAFVESVANVRRRMGYAE from the coding sequence ATGACAGACAGGAATTATAGAGAGGATTTTCCTCTGTTGAGGAATAACGATACAGCATATATAGACAATGCGGCCACAGCACAGAAGCCACAGGTGGTCATAGACGCTGAGAGAGAGTTCTACGAGAAGAGCAATGCGAATCCGCTCAGAGGCTTCTATCCACTCAGTCTTGAGGCTACAGAGAAGTATGAGAGTGCCAGAAAGGTAGTCAGGGACTTCATTCACGCTGACTCTGAGAAGGAGATAATCTTCACAAGGAATACCACGGAGAGCCTTAACCTTGTGGCATACAGCTACGCGCTGAATAACCTTAAGGCTGGTGACGAGATAGCGGTCACCATCATGGAGCACCACAGCAATATGCTTCCATGGCAGATGGCAGCCAGAGTCACAGGCGCAACTCTCAGATATCTCGACTGCGAGAAGGATGGAACGCTGACTGACGAGACCATCAATGCCGGCATCAATGAGCACACTAAGCTGCTTGCTGTCGGACATGTGTCAAATGTTCTCGGATGCGTGAATCCGGTCAGGAAGATGGCTGACAGAGCGCACAGCTTTGGTGCGGTTGTCGTAGTTGACGGTGCGCAGAGTACACCGCATATGACTATAGATGTGCATGAGCTGGGTGCTGATTTCTTTGCATTCTCAGGTCACAAGCTGATGGGACCTATGGGAATAGGAGTGTTATACGGAAGACAGGAACTGCTTGACGCGATGCCTCCATTCATGTCAGGTGGAGAGATGATAGATTCGGTTTCAAGAGATGGTGCGGTATATGCGGAATTGCCTCACAAGTTTGAGGCTGGTACAGTCAATGCGGCTGGAGCTGCGGGACTTGCGGCTGCTATAGGCTACATCAAAGAGGTTGGATTTGACTATATAGAAAAGAGAGAGCTGGAGCTTACCACCCGTGCCATGGAGGGACTTGCGAAAATACCTCATGTGCATGTGATCGGTTCGGACAAGCCGGAGAATCACACAGGAATAGTCGCGTTCACCATAGACAATGTTCACCCGCATGACGTCAGCGAGATCATGGCTGCGGATGGAATAGATGTGAGAGCAGGACATCACTGTGCACAGCCACTGCTCGTCCACCTCGGCGTGTACAATACGACAAGGGCAAGCTTTATGTTCTACAATACAGATGAAGAGGTAGATGCATTTGTGGAGAGTGTTGCAAATGTGAGAAGGAGAATGGGATATGCAGAATAA
- the sufU gene encoding Fe-S cluster assembly sulfur transfer protein SufU has translation MQNNIQNRNFYNEILTEHNMRPEFKYDLPAANVVLEGVNPNCGDDIWLKLKVENGVIEDGSFVGDGCAISQASADIMLGMIIGKTKEEALKLGQLFLKMIQGEATDEEIDQLEEASALKDIAHMPARVKCAVLGWHTLEEALKNIS, from the coding sequence ATGCAGAATAATATTCAAAACAGGAATTTTTATAATGAGATCCTTACAGAGCACAATATGAGACCTGAATTCAAATATGATCTTCCGGCGGCAAATGTGGTCCTGGAGGGTGTAAATCCCAACTGCGGTGATGACATCTGGCTCAAGCTCAAGGTTGAGAACGGAGTCATCGAGGATGGATCATTCGTGGGAGACGGATGTGCTATATCCCAGGCGTCGGCAGATATAATGCTTGGAATGATCATAGGAAAGACCAAGGAGGAGGCCTTGAAGCTTGGGCAGCTCTTTCTGAAGATGATACAGGGAGAGGCTACAGACGAGGAGATAGACCAGCTTGAGGAGGCATCAGCGCTCAAGGATATAGCGCATATGCCGGCAAGGGTAAAGTGTGCGGTCCTCGGATGGCACACCCTTGAAGAAGCGTTGAAGAATATATCATAA
- a CDS encoding sensor histidine kinase has protein sequence MKKINIQKSKKNKGCKCKDIIKNALLMLVMIAIGVGLCLIIKTTFTTDILIPAVMVFSVFLISVFTDGYVYGILASVVSVIIVNFAFTFPYFKIDFLIPENITSAIIMIAIAFITCGFTSKIKHQEMLKKESEMEKMRANLLRAVSHDFRTPLTTIYGASSALIESGSEFTDEQKEKMLRGIQQDSQWLYRMVENLLSITRLDGDIKLIKTSIALDELIDSVLIKFAKRYPDQEVEVNLPDELVIIPMDAILIEQVIINILENAVQHAEGMKKLALNVKCDGDRVVFEVQDDGDGIPEDRLKHLFDGSLLGDSSDEVSVDCRQRRNAGIGLSVCATIIKAHGGDISAYNSAEGGAVFRFTLKIEEVTDEQ, from the coding sequence ATGAAAAAAATAAATATACAAAAAAGCAAAAAAAATAAGGGGTGTAAATGTAAGGACATTATAAAAAATGCGCTGTTGATGCTGGTGATGATAGCAATAGGGGTTGGATTGTGTCTGATAATAAAGACAACATTTACTACAGACATATTGATACCGGCCGTCATGGTGTTTTCGGTATTTTTGATATCGGTGTTCACTGACGGATATGTGTATGGAATACTGGCATCTGTAGTCAGCGTGATAATAGTGAATTTTGCATTTACATTTCCATATTTCAAGATAGATTTTCTTATTCCTGAAAATATCACATCGGCGATAATCATGATAGCCATAGCGTTTATCACCTGTGGTTTTACAAGTAAGATAAAGCATCAGGAAATGCTCAAGAAAGAAAGTGAGATGGAGAAAATGAGGGCGAACCTGCTGCGTGCAGTGTCGCATGATTTTCGAACTCCGCTTACCACCATTTACGGGGCCAGCTCGGCACTTATAGAAAGTGGCAGCGAATTTACGGATGAGCAGAAGGAGAAGATGCTCAGGGGAATACAACAGGATTCACAGTGGCTTTATCGTATGGTTGAGAATCTGCTGTCCATCACCAGGCTGGATGGCGATATTAAACTAATAAAGACGTCCATAGCACTGGATGAACTCATAGATTCTGTGCTTATCAAATTTGCAAAGAGATATCCTGATCAGGAGGTGGAAGTCAATCTGCCCGACGAGCTGGTCATCATACCTATGGATGCCATTCTCATAGAGCAGGTTATCATCAATATCCTTGAGAATGCAGTACAGCATGCAGAGGGAATGAAGAAGCTGGCATTGAATGTGAAATGCGATGGCGACAGGGTTGTGTTTGAGGTTCAGGATGATGGCGATGGAATACCAGAGGATAGGTTGAAACACCTGTTTGATGGAAGCCTCCTGGGGGACAGCTCTGATGAGGTGTCCGTGGACTGCCGGCAGAGAAGGAATGCCGGAATAGGTCTGTCGGTATGTGCGACCATCATAAAAGCACATGGAGGAGATATAAGTGCATACAATTCCGCGGAAGGCGGTGCAGTATTCAGGTTTACACTGAAGATAGAGGAGGTTACGGATGAGCAATAA
- a CDS encoding response regulator transcription factor has protein sequence MSNNKYKVLIIEDEQNINNLLDTLMQANGYQTIIATSCGSGLMMYASHRPDIVILDLGLPDKDGIAFLTEIRKTDFTPVIVLSARSDEKDKVEALNLGANDYVTKPFGSEELVARVRSALRTALYQAHDSELPTGRFQSGDLLIDYEARRVFIGSDEIKLTQTEYNIVDLLSRHPGKMLTYSFIVKEVWGYNDAGSTKRLQVNMANIRKKFGVKPGKKSYIINELGVGYRMCDDSE, from the coding sequence ATGAGCAATAATAAATACAAAGTCTTGATAATAGAAGATGAACAGAATATCAACAACCTGCTGGACACTCTCATGCAGGCAAATGGTTATCAGACCATCATAGCCACATCCTGCGGAAGCGGTCTTATGATGTATGCGTCACACAGACCTGACATAGTGATACTTGATCTGGGACTTCCGGATAAGGATGGAATAGCATTTCTCACGGAGATAAGAAAGACGGATTTTACGCCTGTCATAGTCCTTTCGGCGAGGTCGGATGAGAAGGACAAGGTGGAGGCTCTCAATCTTGGCGCAAATGATTATGTGACGAAACCATTTGGCTCGGAGGAACTGGTGGCGAGGGTCAGGTCAGCACTCCGCACAGCACTTTACCAGGCACATGACAGTGAGCTTCCGACAGGCAGGTTTCAGTCGGGAGATCTGCTCATCGATTATGAGGCAAGACGGGTGTTCATAGGCAGTGATGAGATAAAGCTCACACAGACTGAGTACAATATCGTGGATCTTCTTTCGAGACATCCGGGCAAGATGCTTACATACAGTTTTATCGTTAAAGAGGTATGGGGCTACAATGATGCCGGAAGTACCAAGAGGCTTCAGGTCAATATGGCAAATATCAGAAAGAAGTTCGGCGTGAAACCGGGTAAGAAGAGTTACATCATAAATGAGCTGGGAGTCGGTTACAGGATGTGCGATGACAGTGAGTGA